A stretch of Borrelia turcica IST7 DNA encodes these proteins:
- a CDS encoding Maf family protein gives MIYKENFEIVLVSNSLARAEFLEALKINFLSLSVEVDEDLIIKSKEKDATEKIATLKLSSAIEKYGKEKCLITVDTLLRDEFDYIGKIKDEKEAFSKIMGYSNKLVEIETSFCIFIPVKETIVKACEVSFIKFKELTPDVVHHYVALGYWRNKSGGISLKNGVADILIEYINGSYSNIIGLPIGLFYDILIREKIISAI, from the coding sequence ATGATTTATAAGGAGAACTTTGAGATAGTTCTTGTATCGAATTCTCTTGCTAGAGCAGAGTTTTTAGAAGCTTTAAAAATTAATTTTTTGTCTCTTAGTGTTGAAGTTGATGAAGATTTAATAATAAAAAGTAAAGAGAAGGATGCTACGGAGAAAATAGCTACTCTTAAGCTTTCTAGTGCCATTGAAAAATATGGTAAGGAAAAGTGTTTAATTACGGTTGATACTTTGTTAAGAGATGAGTTTGATTATATTGGTAAAATAAAAGATGAAAAAGAAGCTTTTAGTAAAATAATGGGATATAGTAACAAACTTGTTGAGATAGAAACTAGTTTTTGTATATTTATTCCAGTAAAAGAGACAATAGTCAAGGCCTGTGAGGTTTCATTTATTAAGTTTAAAGAATTAACTCCAGATGTTGTTCATCATTATGTTGCACTTGGATATTGGAGAAATAAGTCGGGGGGAATCAGTCTTAAGAATGGTGTTGCAGATATTTTAATTGAATATATTAATGGTAGTTATTCAAATATAATAGGCTTACCAATTGGTTTATTTTATGATATTCTTATTAGAGAAAAAATAATATCCGCTATTTAG